One genomic segment of Naumovozyma castellii chromosome 7, complete genome includes these proteins:
- the AKR2 gene encoding putative palmitoyltransferase AKR2 (ancestral locus Anc_5.626) — translation MLERNVVDNFLLSCELGNIDTVKQLVSSNVIEGNYINEIRDNCQGLNALQWACINDRIEVIEYLISQGADTNIQCGLHTPLQLAVQFGHIYTIDLLLKNDAKWKHYDRESLLIAAVKNSSPLLVLYILLFVVSLELEDINMCDENGRSPLMLASAHGDLLIIKLLLKFGSNVNLVDNDGYNAAHFAIIGGEFRIFDILIENGTDVLSKTKNGKSCLQLATEMNTVTRLQNIFRNHCLNDDGVKDYKIYLINRKFWVSLTSMLIPLCCVMIFSTLVNLYSIGYSLSVIFFVGLLTVWYSTILQDLYSKFVNNPLFITIPNTIIILCYWFTLFKLEMSQHHHMFVIFTGTLLLMTTIMLLNKRYFQPRESEELDYDWIRNRASELIDQEIFDFEALNIENGNIEKKCAHGNDLFIGMLAISNAMYDQILFMLSEVTLLSLIAFYPVNYIKEFPEGIIFGCVKNVTAMLSDNAIMSSVNFLLIFELIIVIKEHIKHWYSNRQEIMKQQQAVVLV, via the coding sequence ATGTTAGAAAGAAACGTAGTTGATAACTTTTTACTCTCGTGCGAATTAGGCAATATAGATACTGTCAAGCAATTAGTTTCATCCAATGTGATAGAGGGTAACtatattaatgaaattcgGGATAATTGTCAAGGATTGAACGCATTGCAGTGGGCCTGTATCAATGATAGAATTGAGGTCATAGAGTACTTGATATCCCAGGGTGCTGATACTAACATTCAATGTGGATTACACACACCTCTTCAATTGGCAGTACAGTTTGGACACATTTATACTATTGACCtactattgaaaaatgatgcGAAGTGGAAACATTACGACAGAGAATCGTTGTTGATTGCTGctgtgaaaaattcaagtCCCTTGTTAGTATTATACATTCTGTTATTTGTGGTATCCTTAGAActtgaagatattaataTGTGTGATGAAAACGGAAGGTCGCCGTTAATGTTGGCATCAGCTCATGGTGATCTTTTAATTATAAAACTACTTCTCAAATTTGGTTCAAACGTGAATTTGGTTGATAATGATGGGTACAATGCCGCTCATTTTGCTATTATCGGTGGGGAATTTAGAATTTTTGACATTTTGATTGAAAATGGCACAGATGTTCTTTCCAAGACCAAAAACGGCAAGAGCTGTCTTCAGCTCGCTACGGAGATGAATACAGTGACTCGTttgcaaaatattttcagaaACCATTGTTTAAATGACGATGGTGTGAAAGACTATAAAATATACTTGATCAATCGAAAATTTTGGGTTTCGCTAACCAGTATGTTGATACCTCTTTGTTGCGttatgatattttcaaCATTGGTAAATCTATATTCCATTGGTTACTCACTTTCCgttattttctttgttggtCTTCTTACTGTTTGGTATTCAACGATTTTGCAAGAcctttattcaaaatttgtCAATAATCCATTATTCATAACAATTCCAAATACTATAATAATACTCTGTTATTGGTTTACTCTATTCAAATTAGAAATGAGTCAACATCACCACATGTTTGTCATTTTCACGGGAACATTGTTACTTATGACAACTATAATGCTTTTGAATAAACGATACTTCCAACCCAGAGAAAGTGAGGAGCTAGATTATGATTGGATACGCAATCGGGCATCTGAATTAATAGATCAggaaatttttgattttgaagcCCTCAACATAGAGaatggaaatattgaaaagaaatgtGCTCATGGgaatgatttatttattggaatGCTTGCCATTTCCAACGCAATGTATGACCAGATTTTGTTCATGTTGTCTGAAGTTACTTTACTCAGTCTTATTGCTTTCTACCCAGTGAATTACATCAAAGAATTTCCCGAAGGCATTATATTTGGATGTGTTAAGAATGTTACAGCCATGTTGAGTGATAATGCCATTATGTCGTCTGTCAACTTCCTTCTTATCTTTGAGTTAATAATAGTTATAAAAGAGCATATCAAGCACTGGTACTCTAACCGGCAGGAAATTATGAAGCAACAACAAGCTGTCGTATTGGTTTAA
- the EXO1 gene encoding Rad2 family nuclease EXO1 (ancestral locus Anc_5.625) yields the protein MGIQGLLPQLKPIQNPVGLHRYEGQTLAIDGYAWLHRAACSCAYELAMEKPTQKYLQFFIKKFSMLRKFNIEPYLVFDGDSIPVKKGTELKRRERRVENRAIAERLWTSGEKKNAMDYFQKCVDITPDMAKCVIDYCKVNQINYIVAPFEADSQMVYLEQTGIVQGIISEDSDLLVFGCRRLITKLNDYGECIEICKDDFNKLPRKFPLGQLNMECFRTLVCLSGCDYTDGIPKVGLVTAMKMVYKLRNMDRILLSIQRDGKLKIPTTFKDEYKLANYAFQYQRVFCPISRRIVPLNKIPEEKFTADDLIILSQCIGNVIHRDSQVKQCVINDEDIDHELHARIANGDLNPYDFHRPLTNREQKLQLVSKSEMGISIPSKNQGETKGIDSFFKKTALKVTEKKAVNVVQNKKIPQFLSTSSFNINNKNKTHEGRLEAMLKRRKLSNQNTKSQIEDSTTTSSKFFTKLPGMTDVKISTSTVSQNLSSEIETEVPESELPTQVPSSFTRITPDTVTDNDDEDAKDEEETKFEDGDSEILNEVDSEEEELIVKKKEIPPIESEGVVDDMIPETRVSSGSLQRFRYSFTEKLKTELIERKPLEPQHPNKYNRFVSVNVKREASDMVEAGPKTGEEAVKEKQRTLTARPSLRSQASQGITIGIKRNSISMESSSSTSQVLDNYPNAGQPMVAVRSSSSTSTSASLLSKFVYRSR from the coding sequence ATGGGTATCCAGGGACTTTTACCGCAATTGAAACCCATTCAAAATCCTGTCGGATTGCATAGATATGAGGGCCAAACATTAGCCATTGATGGATATGCCTGGCTGCATAGGGCTGCATGTTCTTGCGCGTATGAACTAGCCATGGAGAAACCCACTCAAAAATATCTTCAGTTctttattaagaaatttagCATGCTAAGAAAATTCAACATTGAGCCTTATTTAGTTTTTGATGGTGATTCCATTCCTGTGAAGAAGGGCACTGAACTTAAGAGACGTGAAAGGAGGGTCGAGAATAGAGCCATTGCAGAAAGATTATGGACATCAGGAGAGAAAAAGAATGCTATGGATTACTTCCAAAAATGTGTGGATATTACACCTGATATGGCGAAGTGCGTTATTGATTACTGTAAAGTCAACCAGATAAATTATATTGTCGCCCCATTTGAAGCAGACTCCCAAATGGtatatttggaacaaaCTGGGATTGTGCAAGGTATTATATCTGAAGATTCTGATTTATTGGTTTTTGGATGCCGAAGATTAATTacaaaattgaatgattatGGTGAATGCATTGAAATCTGCAAAGATGATTTTAATAAGCTACCGAGAAAGTTTCCTTTAGGTCAACTAAATATGGAATGTTTTAGAACATTGGTCTGTTTATCAGGATGTGATTATACTGATGGAATTCCCAAAGTGGGACTTGTTACTGCCATGAAGATGGTATATAAACTCCGGAATATGGATCGAATATTATTAAGCATTCAAAGAGATGGTAAATTGAAGATTCCAACAAcatttaaagatgaatataAATTGGCCAATTATGCGTTCCAATATCAACGTGTATTTTGTCCTATCTCTCGCCGAATTGTTCCATTGAATAAGATACCTGAAGAGAAATTTACCGCAgatgatttaataatattgtcACAATGCATTGGTAATGTTATACATAGAGACTCACAAGTGAAGCAATGTGTTATAAACGATGAAGATATCGATCATGAATTACATGCAAGAATAGCCAATGGTGATTTGAATCCTTATGATTTCCATCGACCTCTGACCAATAGAGAGcaaaaattacaattagTATCGAAATCAGAAATGGGAATATCAATACCCTCAAAGAATCAAGGAGAAACGAAGGGTATTGACtcattcttcaagaaaacaGCTTTGAAAGTGACAGAGAAAAAGGCCGTCAATGTTGTTCAAAATAAGAAGATTCCACAATTTCTTTCGACAAGTAGTTTTAatatcaacaacaaaaacaaaaccCATGAAGGTCGGTTGGAGGCTATGTTAAAACGAAGAAAGTTGAGCAATCAAAATACGAAATCACAAATAGAAGACTCGACAACAACATCCAGTAAATTTTTCACGAAGTTACCAGGAATGACAGATGTGAAAATAAGTACATCTACGGTTAGtcaaaatttatcatcagaaattgaaacagaAGTACCTGAATCAGAACTCCCCACTCAGGTGCCAAGTTCATTTACACGAATTACACCTGATACTGTAACGGATAacgatgatgaggatgCTAAGGACGAAGAGGAAACTAAATTTGAAGACGGCGATTCTGAAATCTTGAATGAAGTAGATAGTGAGGAAGAAGAGTTAATTGtcaaaaagaaagaaataccACCTATAGAAAGCGAAGGCGTCGTAGATGATATGATTCCAGAAACAAGGGTATCATCTGGTTCATTGCAAAGGTTTAGATACTCATTTACTGAGAAACTGAAAACAGAACTAATCGAGCGAAAGCCTCTAGAACCGCAACATCCAAACAAATACAACCGGTTTGTCTCGGTCAATGTTAAAAGAGAAGCATCTGATATGGTGGAAGCTGGGCCTAAGACTGGGGAGGAAGCTGTTAAGGAAAAACAACGGACTTTAACCGCAAGGCCGTCGTTAAGATCGCAAGCATCTCAAGGGATAACGATTGGTATCAAGAGAAATTCAATCTCGATGGAAAGTAGTTCTTCTACCAGTCAAGTTCTTGACAACTACCCAAATGCTGGCCAGCCCATGGTGGCTGTCCGATCCTCGTCTTCGACCTCGACCTCCGCCTCGCTATTATCCAAGTTTGTATACAGAAGCAGGTAG